One genomic segment of Hydra vulgaris chromosome 14, alternate assembly HydraT2T_AEP includes these proteins:
- the LOC105844387 gene encoding psychosine receptor, producing the protein MEGMSRKLIRIVILIILAVLISVINTICLQIILASKRLLRSPTTLLITNFIAIHLIQGVVVLPLYALTQHFRKVVWLHDSYQFMYKLTFYGNCLAVLLLSIDRLLAIKLLTSYFVTVTKSRVKKLIIVCWTYVFVLCLIPFFPSQKSNTALDKMLLIKYNYNAPQVWSIFMLILNTLIPYVVVIGIYVVINQKIHKLVKSSIKRSSVSDKRTSSHDPSHNKESRNALQTTLLVLKLLLCSAITWFPKAVYVVIRCFYPSHLSQDVYGSGFERNILFSVNFVSILNALIAPLIYFFYHKGHRLRFKSIMTFCSGHNGVDPNYWHSSQIR; encoded by the coding sequence ATGGAAGGGATGAGTCGAAAACTAATTCGCATTGTTATTCTTATAATACTAGCTGTCTTAATTTCTGTGATCAATACCATATGCCTTCAAATTATTTTGGCTTCAAAGCGTCTTCTTCGAAGCCCAACAACCCTACTTATAACAAACTTTATTGCTATCCATTTAATTCAAGGAGTAGTGGTGTTACCATTGTACGCTTTAACTCAACATTTTAGAAAAGTGGTTTGGTTGCATGATAGTTATCAATTTATGTATAAGTTAACCTTTTATGGAAATTGCCTCGCTGTGTTACTGCTGAGCATCGATAGGTTACTAGCCATTAAGTTGCTGACGTCATACTTTGTAACAGTTACGAAAAGCAGAGTTAAAAAGTTGATTATTGTATGTTGGAcgtatgtttttgttttgtgtcTAATTCCATTTTTTCCATCACAAAAGTCAAACACAGCTCTTGATAAAATGCTcttgataaaatataattacaatgcCCCACAAGTTTGGTCAATCTTCATGTTAATTTTGAATACTCTGATACCGTACGTAGTTGTAATTGGAATATATGTGGtgattaatcaaaaaattcatAAGTTAGTTAAATCATCTATAAAAAGGTCTAGTGTATCAGATAAAAGAACTTCAAGTCATGATCCATCCCATAATAAAGAATCCAGAAACGCATTGCAGACTACTTTACTTGTTCTGAAGTTACTTCTTTGCAGTGCAATTACGTGGTTTCCAAAAGCAGTTTACGTTGTTATTCGATGTTTCTACCCGTCTCATTTATCCCAAGACGTCTATGGCTCCGGATTcgaaagaaatattttgttttcagtaaACTTTGTGAGCATTTTAAACGCCTTAATTGCTccgcttatatattttttttaccataaaggTCACCGACTTCGATTTAAAAGCATTATGACTTTTTGTTCCGGGCACAATGGGGTAGATCCTAACTATTGGCATAGCTCGCAAATAAGATAA